The following coding sequences are from one Triticum dicoccoides isolate Atlit2015 ecotype Zavitan chromosome 4A, WEW_v2.0, whole genome shotgun sequence window:
- the LOC119286320 gene encoding transcription repressor OFP13-like, producing MGKKGLTSIFSKLPAGADEPSPPWPWPSCRNPQTASFREEERRRPCRTAAAVSRSPAAAARLIHGGAGEMYKTVNSVYQLDYISADGSCFDDEEEEEEGQGVLELDDDDGFSTTTASEEWSEAVIRSLGRTSTDRFFVDPPGPASNSILALSPGKQSAAQADEAEEKPQSEPIASTSLVEESVAVAVDSEDPYGDFRASMEEMVAAHGLRGWEALEELLVWYLRINGKHNHALIIGAFVDLLVGLAAPPASSSSAAPTTTTTATTMTTTSASGGSGSTASTSTSSSTCGCEGDVTPATTTTEEQCGDRNGDASRSPASSSHSLQGKDEEDLAGDKAGDDDLSITRSAH from the coding sequence ATGGGCAAGAAAGGCCTCACCTCCATCTTCTCCAAGCTCCCCGCCGGCGCCGACGAGCCTTCtccgccgtggccgtggccgtcGTGCCGGAATCCACAGACGGCCTCCTTCCGCGAGGAAGAACGCCGCCGGCCCTGCAGAACCGCCGCCGCCGTCAGCAGGAGCCCCGCGGCTGCGGCGAGGCTCATCCACGGCGGCGCCGGGGAAATGTACAAGACGGTCAACTCCGTCTACCAGCTCGACTACATCTCTGCCGACGGCTCCTGcttcgacgacgaggaggaggaggaggaggggcagggCGTGCTGGAGCTGGATGACGATGACGGTTTCTCGACGACGACCGCGTCGGAGGAGTGGTCGGAGGCGGTGATCCGCAGCCTCGGCCGCACGTCCACCGACCGCTTCTTCGTCGACCCTCCGGGCCCGGCGTCCAACTCCATCTTGGCGCTGTCGCCTGGGAAGCAGTCGGCGGCACAAGCGGATGAGGCCGAGGAGAAGCCGCAGTCGGAGCCGATTGCGTCGACGTCGCTGGTGGAGGAGAgcgtggcggtggcggtggactcGGAGGACCCGTACGGGGACTTCCGGGCGTCCATGGAGGAGATGGTGGCCGCGCACGGGCTGCGCGGCTGGGAAGCGCTGGAGGAGCTCCTCGTGTGGTACCTCCGGATCAACGGCAAGCACAACCACGCACTCATCATCGGCGCCTTCGTCGACCTCCTGGtcggcctcgccgcgccgccggcgTCGTCCTCTTCTGCCgcgccaaccaccaccaccacagcgacgacgatgacgaccACCAGCGCCAGCGGCGGCAGCGGGAGCACCGCCAGCACCAGCACGTCCAGCAGCACATGTGGCTGCGAAGGCGACGTCACTCCCGCCACCACAACgacagaggagcaatgcggcgatcgGAACGGCGACGCCTCGCGCTCGCCTGCTTCATCAAGCCATAGCCTGCAGGGCAAGGACGAGGAGGACCTCGCCGGCGACAAGGCAGGTGACGACGATCTTAGCATCACCAGAAGTGCACATTAG